One genomic region from Sulfurimonas sp. hsl 1-7 encodes:
- a CDS encoding RluA family pseudouridine synthase, with amino-acid sequence MATEKAYKLVAQQEGISNSQAKSMIDRGLVYVGNKKVMIARGEIDVKTIFRIEKVEKPKIIFENDDIVVVDKPAYVNSDELERQFKGARLLHRLDRETSGVLMLVKNEEFREKAIKEFAQDKVYKEYIAWLEGTLAEPVTVDKPIMTQKKNNKAYSNVSGKGKPAITEFYPEEVSAKKTKAKVIIHHGRTHQIRVHARYIEHSIIGDEQYGGRRAKRVMLHAHKVRLLGMEFVSPEPKAFIHFE; translated from the coding sequence ATGGCAACTGAAAAAGCATATAAACTCGTAGCACAGCAAGAGGGGATTTCAAATTCTCAAGCCAAGTCAATGATCGATCGCGGACTTGTTTATGTGGGCAATAAAAAAGTTATGATTGCTCGTGGTGAGATTGATGTTAAAACAATTTTTCGTATAGAGAAAGTTGAAAAGCCGAAAATTATCTTTGAAAATGATGATATTGTGGTTGTTGATAAACCTGCATATGTAAACTCTGATGAGTTAGAGCGTCAGTTTAAAGGGGCAAGACTGCTTCATAGACTTGACCGTGAAACAAGCGGCGTATTGATGCTTGTAAAAAATGAAGAGTTTCGTGAAAAAGCGATCAAAGAGTTTGCACAGGATAAAGTATATAAAGAGTACATTGCTTGGTTAGAGGGAACTTTGGCTGAACCGGTAACTGTTGATAAGCCGATCATGACGCAAAAGAAAAACAACAAAGCTTACTCAAATGTTTCAGGAAAAGGAAAACCTGCAATTACAGAGTTTTATCCTGAAGAGGTAAGTGCGAAAAAAACAAAAGCAAAAGTTATCATCCATCACGGACGTACCCACCAGATTCGTGTACATGCCAGATATATTGAACATTCAATTATCGGTGATGAGCAATACGGCGGTCGTCGTGCAAAAAGGGTAATGCTGCATGCTCATAAAGTAAGACTACTCGGTATGGAGTTTGTATCTCCAGAACCTAAGGCTTTTATCCACTTTGAATAG